The Rhizobium sp. SL42 genome includes a region encoding these proteins:
- a CDS encoding FMN-binding glutamate synthase family protein, with protein sequence MSYHNPFTPPRKSATFDDHTLAEIRRAAATGIYDIRGGGTKRKVPHFDDLLFLGASISRYPLEGYREKCDTSVVLGTRFAKKPIHLKTPITIAGMSFGALSGNAKEALGRGATLAGTSTTTGDGGMTDEERGHSQTLVYQYLPSRYGMNPKDLRRADAIEIVVGQGAKPGGGGMLLGQKISDRVANMRNLPKGIDQRSACRHPDWTGPDDLEIKILELREITDWEKPIYIKVGGSRPYYDTALAVKAGADVVVLDGMQGGTAATQDVFIENVGMPTLACIRPAVQALQDLGMHRKVQLIVSGGIRSGADVAKALALGADAVAIGTAALVAIGDNDPKWEEEYQKLGTTAGAYDDWHEGKDPAGITTQDPELAARLDPVAAGRRLANYLKVMTLEAQTIARACGKNKLTNLEPEDLCALTMEAAAMAQIPLAGTSWYPGKGGF encoded by the coding sequence CCCGTTCACCCCGCCGCGCAAGTCCGCCACCTTCGATGACCATACGCTGGCCGAAATCCGCCGTGCGGCCGCCACCGGCATCTATGATATCCGCGGCGGCGGCACCAAGCGCAAGGTGCCGCATTTCGACGACCTGCTGTTCCTCGGTGCCTCGATCTCGCGCTACCCGCTCGAGGGTTATCGGGAAAAATGCGATACGTCCGTGGTCCTCGGCACCCGCTTTGCCAAGAAGCCGATCCATCTGAAGACCCCGATCACCATTGCCGGCATGTCCTTCGGCGCGCTGTCTGGCAACGCCAAAGAAGCGCTTGGCCGAGGTGCAACGCTTGCCGGCACATCGACCACCACCGGTGATGGCGGCATGACGGACGAGGAACGCGGTCACAGCCAGACGCTGGTCTACCAGTATTTGCCGTCGCGCTATGGCATGAACCCGAAGGACCTTCGCCGCGCCGATGCAATCGAAATCGTGGTCGGCCAGGGCGCTAAGCCCGGCGGTGGCGGCATGCTGCTCGGCCAGAAGATTTCCGACCGCGTTGCCAACATGCGCAACCTGCCCAAGGGCATCGACCAGCGCTCCGCCTGCCGTCACCCGGACTGGACCGGCCCGGACGATCTGGAAATCAAGATCCTAGAACTGCGCGAGATCACCGACTGGGAAAAGCCGATCTACATCAAGGTCGGTGGCTCCCGTCCCTATTATGACACGGCCCTTGCGGTGAAGGCCGGTGCAGACGTCGTCGTGCTCGACGGCATGCAGGGTGGTACGGCCGCCACCCAGGACGTGTTCATCGAGAATGTCGGCATGCCGACGCTTGCCTGTATCCGACCCGCCGTGCAGGCGCTGCAGGATCTCGGGATGCACCGCAAAGTGCAGTTGATCGTCTCCGGTGGCATCCGCTCGGGCGCGGATGTCGCCAAGGCCTTGGCACTGGGGGCCGATGCGGTCGCCATCGGCACCGCGGCGCTGGTTGCGATCGGCGACAACGATCCGAAGTGGGAAGAGGAATACCAGAAGCTGGGCACCACCGCCGGCGCCTATGACGACTGGCATGAAGGCAAGGACCCGGCCGGCATTACCACCCAGGATCCGGAACTGGCCGCGCGCCTCGACCCGGTCGCCGCCGGACGCAGGCTTGCCAACTACCTCAAGGTCATGACGCTGGAGGCCCAGACGATTGCCCGGGCCTGTGGCAAGAACAAGCTGACCAATCTCGAGCCGGAGGATCTCTGCGCACTGACCATGGAAGCTGCCGCCATGGCGCAGATCCCTCTCGCCGGCACCAGCTGGTATCCCGGGAAGGGAGGCTTCTAA